The following is a genomic window from Nicotiana tabacum cultivar K326 chromosome 3, ASM71507v2, whole genome shotgun sequence.
TCGCCCACCGGGAAAATCTCGCACTTGCCGAGGTTGATTATGAGTCCTGATACAATCTGGAACCACTGTAGTATATGCTTCAAGTTTGTCAATTGATCCATATTGGCATCACAGAAAACCAGAGTGTCATCGGCAAAAAGCAAATGAGATACTTTTCGGTCGCTGATAGCTCCAATTGGAGCTGAGAATCCTATCAAAAAACCACCTGCCGCCGCACGATCCATCATTCTGCTCAGAGCATCCATCACTAGAATGAATAACATTGGGGATAGGGGATCGCCTTGTCTGAGTCCCCTGGAGCTGCCAAAGAAACCGCATGGGCTACCATTTACCAGGACTGAGAATTTGACTGAGGAAATGCAGAACTTGATCTATCCCCTCCATCTTGCCCCAAAACCCATCCGCATCATGATGAAATCCAGAAAATCCCATTTGACATGGTCAAATGCCTTCTCAAGATCCAGCTTGCATAGTAATCCaggttctctatttttccttctggAGTCCACAAGTTCATTCGCCACCAAAGCGGCATCCAGGATCTGTCTACCTTCCACAAACGCGTTCTGGGATGACGAGACAGTCACATCAAGGACCTTCTTTAGTCTGTTGGATAGCACTTTAGATATAATCTTGTAAATGTTCCCTACAAGACTAATAGGCTTGTAATCTCTGATAGAGGATGAGCCTTCTTTTTTAGGCACAATGGTAATAAAAGAAGCATTGATACTTCGCTCGAAAACACCATTCTCGTGGAAATATTCAATGGTTTCCAACAACTCCCCCTTAATGGTATCCCAACATATCTGGAAGAAAGCAATCGAGAAACCATCAGGCCTGGGTGCCTTATCACCAGCACAACTTGATACAGCATTGTGAACCTCCTCCTCATCGAAACCCCTCTCTAGCCATTCATTGTCTCCCTCCCCTATGTGACTGAAATCTAGCCCGCCCAGAGTAGGCCTCcagctttcttcttctttgtaCAAATTCTCATGAAACTCCACTATCGCCTCTTTTACCTCCTCATCTCCCTCAACCCTCACCCCATCCACATCTAAAGAAGTAATGTAGTTTCTCCTTCGATTTGAGACCACAACCCTATGGAAAAACTTAGTGTTTGAATCCTCCTCCTTTAACCAGAGTGCCCTCGATTTTTGCCGCCAACTAGTCTCCTAAGCTATTGCTAACTCGACTATTTCCCTCTTGACCTCCCCCAATCTCACTTTCTCGGCATCTTCTAACACCCTCGCCCCTTCCCGTCTCTCTAATTCCCCCAATTCATGCATGAGCTCCCTCATTCTAACCTCTACCCTCCCAAAGACCTCCTTATTCCACCTAATGATGTCTTCCTTGAGCAGCTATAGTTTCTTTGAAAGACGGAATGAAGGTGTTCCTGTTACGCTGTAGCTTGTCCACCATTCTCTCACTTTGTCGCACTAGCACTTTCAACCACATGTTTTCGAACCAGAAAGGAGCACGCGCCCCTCTCCCTCTGCAGCCATCTAGCATAATTGGCATATGATCCAAAGTCAGCCTTGGTAAAGGAAGCTGAAGTGCATGTGGGACCAGCTCGTCCCAGGATGTCGAAATCAGAAATCTATCAAGTCTAGATCTTGAATTTGACTCCTCCGCCCTGGCCCAAGGGAATCTTTCACCTGACAGAGGAAGATCAATGAGAAAGTGATCATTAATAAAGTCAGAAAACTCCTCCATGGCCCTCGAGATCAGATTACATCCTAATCTCTCCTCCGAAAATCTAATAGTGTTGAAATCTCCCCCTAGGGCCCATGGAATGTCCCAATCCCCTATGACATTCGCCAATTCCTCCCAGAAAGGCGCCTTGGTCCCTTCTCCCACCGGACCGTACActcccccaaacccccactccacTCCACTCCACTCCACTCATCCTATCTTTAACTAGGGCTGCTAGAGAAAAAAAAACCTTCTTAACCTCCTTTACCTCCAAACTTCTATCATCCCACATAAGAATAATGCCCCCTGCACTTCCCACTGCTGGAACCCAATCATATTTTACCCAACTACCTCCCCAGACACTCCTCACAATCGCATCTGACAGAACTTCCATTTTCGTCTCCTGGAAACAAACTAGATTGGCACCCCACTCTCTAACTCCCACTTTGAGGATCGCCCTTTTGTTTGGGTCATTCATCCCCCTCGCATTCCATGAAAGGATCTTAACTTCCATAAGCAACGATGTCCCCCTTTCCCTCGGCCCCCCTCGCCGAACTCCCTTCCTCCCTGTCGCTCACTCGGCCCCTTCTCTGGTACACCACTACATCCCCTAAATTTTGTTGCCTTACCCCTTGACCCGACTCCCGCCCTTTACCATGAAAGAAAGACTGTTGCTCAATCTCCCTCAACAGTTCTAACACCCTATCCTTCTTTCCTTCAAAAGAAACACCCAAAAATTTCCCAAAGTTTAAAAGTTTTTCCTCCATCCAGAACGACAAGCCCCCTCCACTCCGTGTCGAAAGTGGACGTGCATCTTCGATAAGTACCCCTTTCTTGCTCCCATCCGAGGAATACAAGACCATAGCATTGTTGCTAGAATAGTCCTTAGGCGACGGTAGAGTTTCATTAGTGCTATGAGAGCCATCAACCTCTGAAATTAACGCCTCTCTGCTACAAGACTTTCCCGCAATGTCAACATGATGATGTGAAGGAAGGGAGCATGGAATATTTGGTGCCTCATTAGCTTTAATAGCGGCTGCGGTACTATCAACAGATGGGGCATTCATAGCAAGCTTTCCAGATGATTCAGAAGGTTGCATTGTTGCCGCAACACTGCTTAGTACAGAAGTAGATGTAGGGGTGGTGATGCTGGGTCTAGTAGTGGCTGACGGCCGAGGAGTAGCACCATTTTCTTTAGCCAGTTCTGTCCCTGATGCATCGGACTTCGTTGTAGGGCGTATGATACTAGAGCTTGGTGGTGAAATACCACTGTGAGAACCAACATTGGCAGTAGAAGAAGGAACACTTGTTCCCATATTCTTAGGAGCTTTATCAGCCGCAACATTAGATGATCTGGGCCCCTGAGAATCGATTCTGATAGAATTGGAAAAAGTTGCGGGGCCCATTTGTGAAGGCCCTTGCATATGCTTGTTGGATGGTCGCCCGGCCCTATGTTGCTTAGGAAAGGACCGGCCGTGGGTGGCCGTACGCCGGAACTTTTTCCGGGAGTTGGGTCGCGATGCTATTGGCTATCAGGTGGTGGTGGTGGAATCTTAAGAATCATGGTTCTCAGGCACCTCGGGGATTGTGCTTGAGAGCATTTTCACTAGCAACAGTTTCGGAATCTAATGATTGGTACTATCACTAAACATATGGTATATAACTACCTCTTGGAAAATTCACCTGAAGGACAAGTAGTTTTCCTAAATAAAAACAACACTTGATCGTTTAAGGAAAGGACAGTGGGTTAACGGTCAATAATTTATCATTTatgcttacaaaaaaaaaaaaaaaaaaaggacaaacTTTTGGTTTAAGATAATAAAAATTGACCTCTTTTTCCCTTCACCAATAATTTTTTAGTATATGAGTAATAAATAAATCATCATTAGGAGATATTATAtaaatttccaactttatttaacttttataTGTTTTTAAAAGGGTGGATGACACTTGATgttcattttatttttagtaaGACAGTAGTGGATCGAGAAAGCAAAGCTTAAAAGGCAAAAGTGCTCGTATGTGCGAAGTCTTCAATGAATACCGGGGAATTGGCCAagtattaaagagaaaatatatgATAAATGCTCAAGCTCCAAGGTTTAGTTCCAGCGATAGCATAATAGAACTCCAACTTTCCCCGAAAGCACCCTACCTCAAGAAATAGCAATACTTGAAAGGAGATATCACTCCTTATAATACGAAAACCAACACAGAGCTTAGTCCAAAATTAATGTGCATTTGGCTGATACTAACCATAAGGTGAACGAATCAAGTAAAGGAGAACAATTATGGATTATCATACTTTCAatagttgccacttacaatgatATTAGAATAATCTAATTTCGGATCGCTTGACTTCCTTGACTTGATCAGTTCCGAACTCGCCTgcagcaaaacaaaaaaaataacagATCAGTGTCAGACTCTTCACCTACTAAAAGCAATCGACATTATAAAAAGAACCAAAAAACACACTAAACCTAAGATTTTCGATCTCCGATTTGAAATCAACATTAAACCTTCACAAAAAGTAGCTCAACAGGCCtcaaaaactgaatttttttgtGCCAAAATCAAAACTTTAGCAGATGAATAATGAAGTAGTAAGAGATCAAATCACCTCAACAAATCCGCCACATCCTTGAATTGAATCAGCAGTGGCAATGGATGCAACATAGAGAATAATCAATACGACTGTGAAGACATATTGATAGTAGGTGGATGCCATTGCCGGCACAAACAGATCTCGCTCTGCTCAGTTCAGCTGTTCTCTCTGCTGTGACGCGCAAGGGTTTTGGTCTTTGTACATAAGACCTTACAGGTAGGGCCAGAAGGGAGAAACTAGATATAAAGAGCAATATTTTATATATTGTTTTTGGGTATGGTGAGAGAGTGATCAAATCAATTTGTTCATCAAAGTTAGAGCAGATACATTATTGTAGCAAGATTGAAAATAGAAtctctaatttttattttttatttttatagaaattGGAGTACTTGTATATTTGTACAATTAATACTAATAGCATGTTTGGATTGGTTTATTTTAAGAATCTGTTTGGAAAGTCACTATGTAATTGGAATTGGTGTAATTACTAGTGTAGTAATTATATAGTTGTGTAATTATGACGATATGTTTGTTTGTCATAGTGTAATTACAAGTTTACTGTTTGGCTGCACAAGTGTAAGTACacagttagattaaattttaaattaagtaattatcaaaacttaaaaattaatataataaatatatgccaatgatattatatttggtatttaagatgtacattaattagtaatcatatatttataactgatattgtaaaaataatttttatgtatatttttaaattaaatctattagtttagatacttacaaaaactagaaatatatattttgtaagaacatcatggaattcatgtttgataaaataaattaatatttataaatatagtgtcataacattattcaaatatttgacaaaactaatgtatcaattctaactaaaaaaaTTGAACAACATGCAATATAAGCCAATACTACTAAAACAAGCAAATTGGAACCATGAatataacacaatttcaaaattcaaaaaaaaaaagtaaaatagtttaacatatgtcaaattccaacataataatagTAAGTCCCACTGCAACTTAAGATTAGGAAACATGGTAAATTTATAACCACATTCAacaactaaattttattttaagtgCATCATTCATTATATATCATGTTTATTAATGAtccattatttctaatattaggaggtgtagtttcaataaatagaataagaaaataaataaaaaataaaatataagcaattacatggaatcacaagaaataaagatagagaaataaaaaataaataatgtacaaagaaaaatatattttaaaatttcaaaagaaattaaaaagtaaaaataaaattaaaaaattaaaataataaaaataaaaagttataaagaaaataaattaaaataaaaacaaaaaggaaataaactaaaaaGCAACTTTGTAATTACCGTCAATTCTCACCTCCCTTTGAGAATTGGAAAGTGTAATTACATCCCTCCAATTACACCCAATTCCATGCTGACCAAGTAATTATTTGGCCAAACAAACATGtcaaactgtgtaattacactCAATTACTTCCAAATCCATTTCCaaggtggctttccaaacaggCACTTAGTGTTTTTAAGTCAAAATCGTTTTTAAGCTATTTTGTGACGTTTAAATAAAGTAAAAGGTATTTTTAAGCAAAACAGACAGAAACAAACCAAGAGCTAAAATTTATAACTCATAATTTATGCTTAACAGTCACTTAAAATAAGTTCATCCAAACAGGCTACGTGCCATAGAGATGTGCATTTTAATTACCCAACTTGGTACATGTATTAGTGTTACTTTTATGACTGAAAAAACATACTTTTGACAACTTCtattttattgaaattatttgctttttttatttttcacataGCATAATATGAATTTACGTTGAAAGGAAAATAATTGTACCATGATTTTTTTTACTCGAATTAAAATTCTTTGGTTAAGAATAGAGGATATATGCATACAGCTCACTTGTTGTTATTGATcaacaaattttatacatttaaataattttaagaaATAAGCGCATATTATTGAAGttgaaacaaataacaaaataaagtatAAATATAATTGTAGATCTAACTTTTATTacatttttcaaaattcaaatgCGTTGCTACCATTTTGAATTAAAATAACTATAATTATATTCATTTATTTTATCTCTACCCTAGGCACATATTGCTTTCTTCTATTAATGTTGCTCTTTCTTATTATTGTAGGACTTTTTACTAATCATtataattttctttgttttgttttgctaTTTCGGTGAACTATTTTGTGTTGCTTGACTACAATTTATGGTTACCTGTTTTATATGCAATGATTCATTACCATTTTTCTTTCAAATGCAATTGCTAAGAGAGCTCTTAAATACTAATTTTACAAAAACTTCAGATTAAAAATTAGTTGTCCGCTTGGAAAATTCACAAACTATCTTGCTTTCTAAATTTAGTAGAAGTTAGCATTATGCTTGATGAACTTTTGTACTGGTTCATATTGAGTATTTAGTTAAGTTAGAAATAGAAATTTATATGCAAACTGAAAATCCCTCATCTAAATAATAACTTCTTAGACCACATAGTTTGTCCAAATACACTACACAATGTACAATATATAAACTGCTAGTATAATATTTCTTATATAGTTTGAGACAAAGTATGTAGTGAAATTGTACAATCTTGTATTCTTATCATAACCATTCATAAGATAAGAAACAACTACTTTTTTTGCTATTACCTTCCTGTTTGATTCACAATTTGAGAAAAGACATCATCTGTGTTATTATCACCAGTATCACTTTCAAGGCTCAAAGTATTTCTATGCATAGCTATCAAACTGTGTTGATCTACAACTTGAGCCTTTTCTTGATCCACATTTTTAGTTGCATCACAATTTGATGCAACCCCATCTGGATTTTCCTCTAACTGAAGTGCATATTCAAGATTCCAAAGCACGTCGCCCATAGATGGACGATCAATACCATTATCAGCTAAGCATTTCTCTGCTGTTTGAGCAAATTTTTTCAAGCATTCTGGATTTATCTTCCCTTTTAATTGTGGATCAATAATATCTTCTAAATTCCCTTTTCTTTGACAAGCTAATGCCCAATCTGCAAGACTAACTTGTTCTTTCGAAAGGTTCGGATTTAGTGCTGGCCTTGCACATAATACTTCAAACAAGACAACACCAAATGAGTAAACATCTGATTTTTCAGTCAGCTGTTGTCTTCTAAAATATTCAGGATCCAAATAACCAAAGCTACCTTTTACAACTGTTGTAACATGTCCTTGGTTCATATTTGGACCTGTTTTCGAAAGTCCAAAATCCGAAACCTTAGCAACCCATTTATCATTTAATAAAATGTTAGTACTTTTCACATCTCTATGTATAATAGTGTATTTAGCTCCAGTGTGAAGGTAATGAAGTCCTCTAGCTGCTCCAATACAGATTTCCAACCTTTGTTTCCAAGATAGTATAGTTTTATTACCTTTATAAAGATGTTCCCTTAGTGTTCCGTGTGCCATGTGATCATAAACAAGGACCATTTCATTATTCTCTTCACAGAATCCGATCAATGACACTAAATGTCGATGCCTTAGCTTTGACAGCATCTCGATTTCAGTCTGGAATTCGTTCACCCCTTGTTGTGAAGACGGATTTGATCTTTTGATTGCAACTTTCGTGTCACCATCGATAACTCCTTTATACACCTTACCAAATCCACCAACACCAATAACATAAGATTCGTCGAAATTCTTAGTAGCCTGTTTGATCTCAGCTAATGAAAAATATCGACAATTAGAAGCAGCATCTGATGATATCGTCGTGCTACCACAACTTCTTCCTGACGCTGATTTGCTACTGGAAGAATGAGAGTTACCATAAATCGGTAGCCAACTCATTGTACCTTCAGCTCCCTGGGCTGCTCTCTTTTTCCTCTTATAAGCAACAATAAGTAAAACAGCAGCTACACCAAATGCAGCAACTCCACCAGCAGCACCGGTTATTATAGCAGAAGTACTATGTGATTTCTCCTCATCAGCAAATGGCCGCGGAGCTTCTTTTTTACTTTGTTCTACTTCTTGTTGCTTCTTCATTAAGTCTGAAATTGCAGGATTCCGACCTGCTAAGCTCGTATTTCCAGCGTTCATTTTAAAGATCTCGATCCCATTTACAAGAGCATTAGCAAATTCAGTTCCAGTACCAGATGGATGTACTGCAATCCAAAGTTTATCCTTCCCTGATTTATCATCAATAATATGAGTCACATAATCTTTTTCTAATGGAATTgctttttttccatttttgaatGCAATTAAATCCATATCGCGTTCTGCAATTTGTCCATTGATATATACATTAAAGACCAAGGAATTGACCCTCGTGGCATCAATAGTGAAATCACACCAGTGAAATCTCACGAGATATGAAAACCCTGGATCAACATTGAAAACCCAAGTAAGGTTATATTGTAAGTTGAGATTCGAATCATAACCCATTGCTCTACAACTCTCGTACACAGCAAGTGGTGCAATGTACGTTGGCAAGTCATCGTAACGAATTGTCATGTTGCTGCTCATAGTAACGCCTAATGCAGCGCCATCTACGTAAGGAGTATCTTCGTACCAACTTCTCATTAACCCGCCTGAATCATTTTTCGGAGGAATATATTGTCCACCAACATTGACCCTATACAACAACTCCATAATATTATCCTTTACAGATATAGTTTGCTGAGCAGTAgcaaattcaacgtcgaacccAACCAACGTAGGATCAGGGCCGAAAAACAAATCAGGCGACGTGATCATTTCAATTCCATTAATAAATGCAAATGGTGAATTACCAAAAGGCTTAATTTTGATTTCCAGGGTTGGAGAATTGACAGGAGTTAAAATGTATTCTTTAATAATGTAACTTTGTGAAAAGGCTTGAGCTGTTATAAAGGCACTGAAATTGCTTAACAATGTAAATTTACCAGCTGAAACTGTGATATATGAATTGGAAATATTGAAATTAGGATAAGGGGATGGATTGAAATGAAGCCTGAGTAAAATATAAGTTGTTTGGTTTTTAACAGGAAGGTTATATGAAGATTCAGATTGAAAAATTCTTGCATTTATATATGGTACAACAGATGGAGAAGAAGGGCCTTGAGATTCAGGTCGTGAAATGATTGATTTATCACCTGAAATTAGATATTTCGCGTCGGGTTCCCATTTTCTCTCATCTTCATCtgttccaccattttccgaaccACATGCTAAGAACAATGTATTTTGATCATCACCTTTTGCAGCATGTAGCGAGCGAGAAATAGAAGAAATACATACGAATAGTAGCAAAATGCGGACGATCTTTGTTAACATGATGTTAACAAACGAAAGAAAAGGGCGTACAGGAAAACAGGCGATCCTGTACGCCTAGTCAATGCAAAATGAAGCTTTTTTTTAAAGGAGGGGTTGTTTGTTTTTGATAAAGGCAAAAACCAGGTCATTTCTTCGCATCCATGAAAAGGTGTTAGCTAAAATTTCAACTACAGGATGCTGGGAAATAGACCAACAATGAAAAAAAGTTGAAATATTGTCAATTTCTTTCcaactttttctttttgtttgcctTTTTTGACATCATTAAAACACACACCAATCACTACTTAAAAATGGACGTTATGAATTAATGGATAGGAGTGAAAAATTGTAATGCAAACCTAaattcactaggattttttcccacgtgattttttctagtaaggttttaatgaggcacattatcttttaatgaacatccaaaggggagtgttataaatatattatattatggatgttcatttagtactccgttgtaaataatcttcctgaagaaacttatccatatgggactccaccgtaaatatgtttatctatttagtactctattggaaataagcttcctgaagaagcttatcacttcggtacccggttatggataaacattacccaggtagaagattatccataccgggtataataagcttattcATTCAGtattccgttatggataaacattgctctcagtagaagattatccatatctggtacagtagcagcttacacatcagcttgcgtagcagcttacacagcagcttgcgtagcagcttacacagcagcttgtagtagcagcttacacagcagcttgagTAGCAGCTTatacaacagcttcctttcttctataaatagaagagatttcaattcattatgtacatcagtttgaattcgaataatatatcagtttctctctatacttgtctttactttacagtctttattttataacacgttatcagcacgagactctgccatctcgagcaaatattttgaaagtatctgaggtaagaattttcttttcttaaataatgtcaaatctttctaaacttgaatttgtagccctggatatatcgggcaaaagctacatgtcttgggtgcttgatgctgaaattcatcttgatgcgatgggtctggcagacaccatcaaagacaaaaatcggcatcaaaccaagaccgtgccaaagcaatgatattcccacgccatcaccttgatgagggcctgaaaatggaatatcttactattaaagatccaatcatactgtggaataatttgaaagatagatatgaccacctgaagatggtcgttcttccacaggcacgatatgattggactcatctaaggctacaagattttaaatctatcagtgagtataattctgctatgttcagaattatttcccaattgaagttatgtggtgataatattactgatcatgatatgttggagaaaactttcaccatttttcatgcctcgaatatgcttctgcagcagcaatatcaagagatgggatttaaaaagtattctgaacttatctcacatcttcttatagtcgagcaacataatgggctattaatgaaaaatcatgaaagccgacctactggttcttgtccattccttgaagtgaatgagacgaacttccaccaggctaaacgtggaaaaggtcgtggccccagtcgtggtcatggtcgtggtcgggaAAGAAACCCTAATCATGGTAGTAATAATGCACCAATGaacactcctcaccaccagcagtggaaaaggaaggaacaaaagcatgaagcagtgcaagcaccaaatgcagaaaatgcatgctatagatgtggagaaaaagggcattggtcacgtacctgtcgtacgccaaagcacctggttgagttttatcaagcctccctaaagaagacagagaaaaatgctgaagcaaattttatttctgaagataatttagacttcatgcatttggatgtaactgattaccttgcactcccagaaggagaaacaagtcatgtaatcggtggtgaatctgtagaaatgtaaatattttaatttttgttatttgtaatagatagtatggttatgtaattgttgtacataaagaaaaattatgatttgataatgatgtttactataatatatcttgtttatgtcattttgaagaatatggataacattattagatcaacttaaactctagcagagtttgcaagaaatatacaaccacaagaagtggttatatttcgtatatcttattgtaattatattttgttaactatcagaagtggtatatgcctatgatcaccagaagtgataatttaggttTTCCatagttacaattgaagataagctacataaatattctctatattaaatgcacgcctcgatttgctcctgaagtagtaaatattttaaaagaagttgaggcatcacaatttgatgtgattaatgtgcattcagataattatgttcgatttcctgaaggatgagaacttttggataatattaatccattccctgaagtgaatgtgacaatattaataatcgggtaaatatgaacacgctcttgatgtgaatataTCACAATTCACCTTCAGAAAAGGTAATATAAttaagagaatatatactcaatatttcgtattttaaatttgctcctgaagaagtaacacaattgaaattgcctcatgaagtaggaaaatattatgaagaagagttttcttgtgcttaaacaattgttttacattgtttatttgattgtgattttctctcatgataccagaagtgtatgagaaatatttgatagtacaaaatgtatcaacaactcctgaagagctaactgtttgcCTAAAggatacatgacaccagtagtgcccgataaatattagattgtggataattaatgaaggctctcgaagagcttatatacaaatatgtcattcatattatatgattatggtcaaaacatatgttgtagtaaacctgaagtttactaatacaaatggctatcatattgagactacaaatgattggaagattgataatcttcatgtttccacaatcatagggggtaaaataatatgtatgtgagaagttacccgtcttattctttaatttgtactatatcatgtatcacagtaaaccagaagtttactaaagcaaaagtttatgctatagtaaaccagaagtttactaagagataacacatgacatgataaacttgaagttttcatttgccatttttaaatgagctatttgagaattcagataagcatatactaaagaactagaagattcttcaggaattctcatgcgttgcttgttctcataatgaattgattataccagctaaagttgggactaagacccctgattctgaaatatataaaaggtgaatatgggtccgttcacctatcatgtgaaccacttataggtgcatatatgagatggttacatgtgtaattattgtcaacctgcagttt
Proteins encoded in this region:
- the LOC107811148 gene encoding receptor-like protein kinase ANXUR1, which encodes MLTKIVRILLLFVCISSISRSLHAAKGDDQNTLFLACGSENGGTDEDERKWEPDAKYLISGDKSIISRPESQGPSSPSVVPYINARIFQSESSYNLPVKNQTTYILLRLHFNPSPYPNFNISNSYITVSAGKFTLLSNFSAFITAQAFSQSYIIKEYILTPVNSPTLEIKIKPFGNSPFAFINGIEMITSPDLFFGPDPTLVGFDVEFATAQQTISVKDNIMELLYRVNVGGQYIPPKNDSGGLMRSWYEDTPYVDGAALGVTMSSNMTIRYDDLPTYIAPLAVYESCRAMGYDSNLNLQYNLTWVFNVDPGFSYLVRFHWCDFTIDATRVNSLVFNVYINGQIAERDMDLIAFKNGKKAIPLEKDYVTHIIDDKSGKDKLWIAVHPSGTGTEFANALVNGIEIFKMNAGNTSLAGRNPAISDLMKKQQEVEQSKKEAPRPFADEEKSHSTSAIITGAAGGVAAFGVAAVLLIVAYKRKKRAAQGAEGTMSWLPIYGNSHSSSSKSASGRSCGSTTISSDAASNCRYFSLAEIKQATKNFDESYVIGVGGFGKVYKGVIDGDTKVAIKRSNPSSQQGVNEFQTEIEMLSKLRHRHLVSLIGFCEENNEMVLVYDHMAHGTLREHLYKGNKTILSWKQRLEICIGAARGLHYLHTGAKYTIIHRDVKSTNILLNDKWVAKVSDFGLSKTGPNMNQGHVTTVVKGSFGYLDPEYFRRQQLTEKSDVYSFGVVLFEVLCARPALNPNLSKEQVSLADWALACQRKGNLEDIIDPQLKGKINPECLKKFAQTAEKCLADNGIDRPSMGDVLWNLEYALQLEENPDGVASNCDATKNVDQEKAQVVDQHSLIAMHRNTLSLESDTGDNNTDDVFSQIVNQTGR